Proteins found in one Haloferax litoreum genomic segment:
- a CDS encoding fumarylacetoacetate hydrolase family protein, with protein sequence MRLARIRTDDGVATGRYDDGLVTVDGEEYEVGVDAELLAPCDPSALYCVGRNYAATVDQMDYDVPDQPDWFIKPPVSVLDPGADVEYPSWTDELTYAGELAAVIDHECHDVAEDEVSDVVRGYTILNDLDALDQPGRTARKAFDGSGPLGPWIETDVDPSTLDMTTHVGGELRQEANTEQMLFSPAEVVSFLSERYTFKPGDVVSFGSPANPGLVEPGDDVEIWYEGVGTLTNTVVDASD encoded by the coding sequence ATGCGATTGGCACGGATTCGAACCGACGACGGTGTCGCGACAGGACGGTACGACGACGGCCTCGTGACGGTCGACGGCGAGGAGTACGAAGTCGGCGTCGACGCCGAGTTGCTCGCGCCGTGCGACCCGTCTGCACTCTACTGCGTCGGCCGAAACTACGCGGCGACGGTCGACCAGATGGACTACGACGTTCCCGACCAACCGGACTGGTTCATCAAGCCACCCGTCTCAGTGCTCGACCCGGGTGCGGACGTCGAGTATCCGTCGTGGACCGACGAACTGACATACGCGGGGGAGTTGGCCGCCGTCATCGACCACGAGTGCCACGACGTGGCCGAAGACGAGGTTTCCGACGTCGTCCGCGGATACACCATCCTGAACGACCTCGACGCCCTCGACCAACCGGGTCGGACAGCACGAAAGGCGTTCGACGGGTCCGGTCCACTCGGCCCGTGGATAGAGACCGACGTGGACCCGTCTACCCTCGACATGACGACCCACGTCGGTGGCGAGTTGCGGCAGGAAGCGAACACCGAGCAGATGCTGTTTTCACCCGCCGAAGTCGTCTCGTTCCTCTCGGAGCGTTACACGTTCAAACCGGGCGACGTCGTCTCGTTCGGCAGTCCGGCGAACCCCGGCCTCGTCGAACCCGGTGACGACGTCGAGATATGGTACGAAGGCGTCGGCACGCTCACGAACACCGTCGTGGACGCGTCTGACTGA
- a CDS encoding NAD-dependent epimerase/dehydratase family protein: MRVFIVGGTGLLGRDIVRRLVDAGHDVTSLQRGETDGSLPEEVTRVTGDRGDDAALRAAVRDADPSVVVDLACFDADAARSAVEICEGVVDRYVFCSTIDVYHRPPPKNPVSESSPRNPPVSDYAAGKIAAEDVFFDAHEAGDFDVVVLRPWNTYGEGGTLVHTFGMGSYYVDRIRAGKPIVVHGDGTSLWGPCHTEDVARAFCGAVERPGVGGRAYNVTSEETMTWNQYHRRVASALNAPEPDLVHIPTDVLRQVAPERTRMLRDHFQYSTVFDNSRAIADLGFRYTVDFETGVRRTVDWLDDHDAVERWETEPLDDTLVAAWTDATDSFVESFEDAN, from the coding sequence ATGCGCGTATTCATCGTCGGCGGGACAGGACTTCTCGGCCGTGACATCGTTCGACGACTCGTCGACGCCGGTCACGACGTGACGAGTCTCCAGCGAGGCGAGACGGACGGTTCCCTCCCCGAGGAAGTAACCCGCGTCACCGGTGACCGCGGCGACGACGCAGCACTCCGTGCCGCCGTTCGCGACGCTGACCCATCTGTCGTGGTCGATTTGGCGTGCTTCGACGCAGATGCTGCTCGTTCGGCGGTTGAAATATGCGAGGGCGTCGTCGACCGATACGTCTTCTGCAGCACGATAGACGTGTACCACCGACCTCCGCCGAAGAATCCCGTCTCCGAATCGAGTCCCCGAAACCCGCCGGTGAGCGACTACGCTGCGGGAAAGATTGCTGCCGAAGACGTGTTCTTCGATGCGCACGAAGCCGGCGACTTCGACGTCGTCGTCCTCCGTCCGTGGAACACCTACGGCGAAGGTGGAACCCTCGTCCACACCTTCGGAATGGGGTCGTACTACGTCGACAGAATCCGCGCGGGGAAACCCATCGTCGTCCACGGTGACGGCACGTCGCTGTGGGGGCCGTGCCACACCGAGGACGTGGCCCGTGCGTTCTGTGGCGCAGTCGAACGCCCCGGCGTCGGTGGCCGGGCGTACAACGTCACGAGCGAAGAGACGATGACGTGGAACCAATACCACAGGAGAGTTGCGTCCGCGCTCAACGCCCCCGAACCGGACCTCGTCCACATCCCCACGGACGTTCTCCGGCAGGTCGCCCCGGAGCGGACACGGATGCTCCGTGATCACTTCCAGTACAGCACCGTCTTCGACAACTCGCGGGCTATCGCGGACCTCGGCTTCCGCTACACGGTCGATTTCGAGACGGGTGTCCGGCGGACTGTCGATTGGTTAGACGACCACGACGCAGTCGAGCGCTGGGAGACAGAACCGCTGGACGATACGCTCGTCGCCGCGTGGACAGACGCGACGGATTCGTTCGTCGAGTCGTTCGAGGACGCCAACTAA
- a CDS encoding aldo/keto reductase — MTRVPRIGLGTMGLDTPEEASAVTTALEMGYRHVDTAQIYENEAVVGDAVAAAETPREDVFLATKVWADSLAHDDVLRTTDESLDRLGTDYVDLLYVHRPIETYDPPETLAAFDELVDDGRARAVGVSNFTVDELDEALDLLETPLAAHQTEYHPLFQRPELLEHADEHGYSVVAYSPLAGGRVGDVDEVVSVAAKHDVTPESVSLAWLAAKGVCIIPKASSERHLRANLEAVAVDLDDEDIAAIDSVEREVELYPE, encoded by the coding sequence ATGACTCGCGTCCCTCGAATCGGCCTCGGAACGATGGGGCTGGACACACCCGAGGAGGCCAGTGCCGTGACGACGGCACTGGAGATGGGTTACCGCCACGTCGACACGGCGCAGATATACGAGAACGAGGCAGTCGTCGGCGACGCCGTCGCTGCCGCAGAGACGCCGCGTGAAGACGTGTTCTTGGCGACCAAAGTCTGGGCGGACAGTCTCGCTCACGACGACGTGCTCCGAACGACCGACGAGAGTCTCGACCGTCTCGGAACCGACTACGTGGACCTCCTGTACGTCCACCGTCCCATCGAGACGTACGACCCGCCCGAGACGCTGGCAGCGTTCGACGAACTCGTGGACGACGGACGCGCGCGTGCCGTCGGGGTGAGCAACTTCACCGTCGACGAGTTGGACGAGGCACTCGACCTGTTGGAGACACCACTCGCCGCTCACCAGACGGAGTACCACCCGTTGTTCCAGCGTCCGGAACTCCTCGAACACGCCGACGAACACGGGTACAGCGTGGTCGCGTACTCACCACTCGCGGGCGGACGGGTCGGCGACGTAGACGAAGTCGTCTCGGTCGCAGCGAAGCACGACGTGACCCCCGAATCGGTGAGTCTGGCGTGGTTGGCCGCGAAGGGTGTGTGTATCATCCCGAAAGCGTCGAGTGAGAGACACCTCAGGGCGAACCTCGAAGCGGTGGCTGTCGACCTCGACGACGAAGATATTGCCGCTATCGATAGCGTCGAACGCGAAGTAGAGCTCTACCCAGAGTGA
- a CDS encoding helix-hairpin-helix domain-containing protein, whose translation MKVYLTDGTSFECGGYKALDSGGVVLTSDKKRKHVVGYVPAEALVYILPDEVAAERDREGREEEVTGESEAEVEVEETEESEDEEEEERGEREEEGESEEERGEESAGESEEEAETESEGEEATEVTEGEEAESESDGDAETGRAEAVEPDGEFGAEKPADETAISAGVEAAVEGVTKAPTEETGTDHTHEDIVERVDRLESRVDGLDGRVDSMTEQLADIVPVVETVVEEERDPEDLRNIRGIGEAYATRLRASGIDTVSALRDAGDEIIAAAADVSERRVTDWKRRAESYAESTLVAEPGSESTDESVSGDQEDANETDNGESEATGGGEPTDEGDSSSSTEF comes from the coding sequence ATGAAAGTCTACCTCACAGACGGAACGAGTTTCGAGTGCGGCGGGTACAAAGCGCTCGATTCCGGTGGTGTCGTTCTCACATCCGACAAGAAGCGAAAGCACGTCGTCGGATACGTGCCCGCAGAGGCACTCGTCTACATCCTCCCAGACGAAGTCGCTGCTGAACGTGACAGGGAAGGAAGAGAAGAAGAGGTGACTGGAGAGAGCGAAGCAGAAGTAGAAGTAGAAGAGACCGAAGAGAGCGAGGACGAAGAAGAGGAAGAACGAGGGGAACGGGAAGAGGAAGGAGAAAGTGAAGAAGAACGAGGAGAGGAATCGGCGGGAGAGAGCGAGGAGGAAGCAGAAACGGAGTCCGAAGGTGAGGAAGCGACTGAAGTGACCGAAGGGGAAGAGGCGGAATCGGAATCAGACGGCGACGCAGAGACAGGACGAGCAGAAGCAGTAGAACCCGACGGAGAGTTCGGGGCTGAAAAACCAGCCGACGAGACTGCAATCTCGGCAGGTGTCGAAGCTGCTGTCGAAGGTGTGACCAAAGCACCGACAGAAGAGACCGGGACCGACCACACCCACGAGGATATCGTCGAGAGAGTCGACCGCCTCGAATCACGCGTCGATGGACTCGACGGGCGGGTCGATTCCATGACCGAACAACTCGCGGACATCGTCCCTGTCGTCGAGACGGTGGTCGAAGAAGAACGCGACCCAGAAGACCTGCGGAACATCCGCGGAATCGGCGAGGCGTACGCCACTCGCCTTCGGGCCAGCGGAATCGATACCGTGTCGGCACTCCGAGATGCTGGCGACGAGATTATCGCGGCGGCGGCCGATGTCTCCGAACGCCGCGTGACAGACTGGAAGCGACGCGCCGAGTCGTACGCCGAATCCACACTCGTGGCGGAACCAGGTTCCGAGTCGACTGACGAATCGGTATCCGGCGACCAAGAAGACGCCAACGAAACTGACAACGGTGAGTCCGAAGCAACGGGTGGGGGCGAACCCACCGACGAGGGTGACTCGTCGTCGAGCACCGAGTTCTGA
- a CDS encoding NAD(P)/FAD-dependent oxidoreductase, producing the protein MTRDVCIVGAGAAGAGAAYALRDANANVTILEKSRGVCGRAATRRRHGCRYDHGANYVKDYDHRTERLIRSLGEDGLVDIDEPVWTFDADGVISNGDGRDQHKWTWTDGITQLAKRLLARTDATVERETRVAAIDHNPDTTYWSVVDESGTRHGPYDVVLLTPPAPQTASLLTEMGWGDQCMVGLREAIGSVQYRTIRSVILHYPFERDEPWYALVNPDKQHPIGWVAREECKDGHVPDGESLLVVQSSPEWSEAHYDDPLDETADEVADMVADLLDDDRLRDPDWVDDQGWRYALPDGVANREVIRRGEPDGLFFAGDWTVGEGRVHAALWSGIEAGERIAEK; encoded by the coding sequence ATGACGCGCGACGTGTGTATCGTCGGAGCGGGGGCCGCGGGGGCTGGCGCGGCGTACGCGCTCCGTGACGCGAACGCGAACGTGACCATTCTGGAGAAGAGTCGCGGGGTGTGCGGGCGCGCGGCGACGCGGCGGAGACACGGGTGTCGGTACGACCACGGGGCCAACTACGTCAAAGACTACGACCACCGAACCGAGCGACTGATTCGCAGCCTCGGCGAGGATGGACTGGTCGATATCGATGAACCCGTGTGGACGTTCGACGCCGACGGAGTCATCTCGAACGGCGACGGGCGCGACCAACACAAGTGGACGTGGACCGACGGAATCACCCAATTAGCCAAGCGACTGCTCGCCAGAACGGACGCCACTGTCGAACGCGAGACGCGGGTCGCGGCTATCGACCACAACCCAGACACGACGTACTGGTCCGTCGTGGACGAGTCGGGCACTCGCCACGGACCGTACGACGTGGTCTTGTTGACGCCGCCTGCCCCACAGACAGCGAGTCTGCTCACCGAGATGGGGTGGGGCGACCAGTGTATGGTCGGTCTCAGAGAGGCGATTGGGAGCGTCCAGTATCGGACGATTCGGTCGGTGATACTCCACTATCCGTTCGAGCGCGACGAACCGTGGTACGCACTCGTCAACCCCGACAAGCAACACCCCATCGGGTGGGTCGCACGCGAAGAGTGCAAAGACGGGCACGTCCCCGACGGTGAGAGCCTTCTCGTCGTGCAATCGAGCCCCGAGTGGTCGGAAGCACACTACGACGACCCACTCGACGAGACGGCAGACGAAGTGGCCGACATGGTCGCGGACCTCCTCGACGACGACCGATTGCGTGACCCCGACTGGGTCGACGACCAGGGGTGGCGCTACGCCCTCCCCGACGGCGTCGCAAACCGAGAGGTCATCCGCCGTGGCGAACCCGACGGTCTGTTCTTCGCCGGCGATTGGACGGTGGGCGAGGGTCGGGTCCACGCCGCACTGTGGAGCGGTATCGAAGCGGGCGAGCGAATCGCCGAGAAGTGA
- a CDS encoding winged helix-turn-helix domain-containing protein, which translates to MLWWLIGGSRGGRNRLRIIRTLDETPMNTNQLSNELDLDYKTTQHHLELLVENNVLMTMGDSYGKTYFLTDQMEANLDVLDEVARKAKLDDVPAGGDDS; encoded by the coding sequence GTGCTGTGGTGGCTAATCGGCGGGTCTCGTGGGGGGAGAAATCGCCTGCGAATCATTCGAACCCTCGACGAGACACCGATGAACACCAACCAACTGTCGAACGAACTCGACCTCGACTACAAGACCACACAGCACCACCTGGAGCTCCTCGTCGAGAATAACGTGTTGATGACCATGGGAGACAGTTACGGCAAGACGTACTTTTTGACCGACCAGATGGAAGCGAACCTCGACGTCCTCGACGAGGTGGCCAGAAAAGCGAAGTTGGACGACGTACCCGCAGGAGGTGACGACTCGTGA
- a CDS encoding HAD family hydrolase, which translates to MYDSVIFDHDGVLTTLVDISLLQDATWAAFDELGVVDPDPEHVRQMVIHVTPDDVHTVADAYDLDPETLFRVRDEKSSAFQCDAIADGLKTPYDDFDAIRRIDAPMGIVSSNQQATIDYVLDHLDATELFGTAYGREPSMTSLHRKKPEPYYLERAMADLGVESPLFVGDSDVDIAAAEAAGVDSAFIRRGHRADHSPSPDPTHEVSGLDDLLAIDGVPVVTDPDSTDEAEASR; encoded by the coding sequence ATGTACGATTCGGTCATCTTCGACCACGACGGCGTGTTGACCACGCTCGTCGATATCTCGCTCCTCCAGGACGCGACGTGGGCCGCCTTCGACGAACTCGGCGTCGTCGACCCGGACCCAGAACACGTCCGGCAGATGGTCATTCACGTCACTCCCGACGACGTACACACCGTCGCCGACGCCTACGACCTCGACCCCGAGACGCTGTTTCGCGTCCGCGACGAGAAGTCGTCAGCCTTCCAGTGCGACGCCATTGCCGATGGCCTGAAGACCCCCTACGACGACTTCGACGCGATTCGCCGAATCGACGCGCCGATGGGAATCGTCTCGAGTAACCAGCAGGCGACGATAGACTACGTCCTCGACCACCTCGACGCGACGGAGTTGTTCGGGACGGCCTACGGCCGGGAACCGTCGATGACGAGTCTCCACCGAAAGAAACCTGAACCCTACTACCTCGAACGGGCGATGGCCGACCTCGGCGTCGAGTCTCCGCTCTTCGTCGGTGACAGCGACGTCGACATCGCCGCTGCCGAGGCCGCAGGTGTCGATTCGGCGTTCATCCGCCGCGGCCACCGCGCCGACCACTCGCCCTCGCCCGACCCGACGCACGAGGTGTCCGGACTCGACGACTTGCTCGCCATCGACGGTGTTCCAGTCGTCACCGACCCAGACAGTACCGACGAAGCGGAGGCGTCGCGATGA
- a CDS encoding translation initiation factor IF-2 subunit beta: MEYQSALDRALDILPERNVEQERLKIPDPEGETDGAFTRLTNLGEIADALSRTTEHLHSAIQRTFGTSGQLEGDRARYSGSFSINDFEEALDDYVEEYVTCSECGLPDTRLVTEDGVDMLRCEACGAFRPVQKRSSTSKKRQREAVEEGRTYEVEITGTGRKGDGVAQRGKYTIFVPGAQEGQTVRVYIKNTSGSLAFAELA; this comes from the coding sequence ATGGAGTATCAATCTGCGCTCGACCGGGCGCTCGATATCCTTCCGGAACGAAACGTCGAACAAGAACGTCTGAAGATACCAGACCCCGAAGGCGAGACAGACGGTGCGTTCACGCGCCTCACGAACCTCGGCGAAATCGCCGACGCACTCTCGCGGACGACCGAACACCTCCACAGCGCCATCCAGCGCACGTTCGGTACGAGCGGTCAACTCGAAGGCGACCGCGCCCGCTACAGTGGGTCGTTCTCCATCAACGACTTCGAAGAGGCCCTCGACGACTACGTCGAAGAGTACGTCACGTGCTCTGAGTGTGGCCTCCCCGACACACGTCTCGTGACCGAAGACGGCGTCGACATGCTTCGCTGTGAGGCGTGTGGTGCCTTCCGTCCCGTCCAGAAACGCTCCAGTACGAGCAAGAAGCGCCAGCGCGAAGCAGTGGAAGAAGGGCGCACCTACGAAGTCGAAATTACCGGGACTGGCCGCAAGGGCGACGGTGTCGCCCAGCGCGGGAAGTACACCATCTTCGTCCCCGGTGCCCAGGAAGGCCAGACCGTCCGCGTCTACATCAAGAACACGAGCGGGTCGCTCGCGTTCGCCGAACTCGCCTAA
- a CDS encoding GNAT family N-acetyltransferase: MLSRRAVSDHTMVLITQETPADTDAVAAVHAAAFPTDDEAILVDALRETDAFEPELSFVARDDDDVVGHVLCTRITVEDDPSIPALTLAPVGVVPEEQERGIGSSLVEAALDAAAAAGFDLVFLHGDPAFYSRFGFHPAGIRGFENPFETPPEVFMLATVGDDPETGGPLSYPEPFDHI, encoded by the coding sequence GTGCTTAGCCGACGGGCAGTCTCGGACCACACGATGGTCCTCATCACACAGGAAACTCCCGCCGATACCGACGCTGTCGCCGCCGTCCACGCCGCCGCCTTCCCCACCGACGACGAGGCGATACTCGTCGACGCCCTCCGCGAAACTGACGCGTTCGAACCCGAACTCTCGTTCGTCGCCCGCGACGACGACGATGTGGTCGGGCACGTCCTCTGTACGCGAATCACGGTCGAAGACGACCCGTCGATTCCGGCACTCACGCTCGCCCCCGTCGGCGTCGTTCCGGAAGAACAGGAGCGAGGAATCGGGAGTTCGTTGGTCGAAGCTGCCCTCGACGCCGCCGCCGCGGCCGGGTTCGACCTCGTCTTCCTCCACGGCGACCCGGCGTTCTACTCACGATTCGGCTTCCACCCCGCAGGCATCCGTGGGTTCGAGAACCCGTTCGAGACGCCGCCAGAAGTGTTCATGCTCGCCACGGTTGGCGACGACCCGGAGACGGGTGGCCCGCTTTCGTACCCCGAACCGTTCGACCACATCTGA
- the msrB gene encoding peptide-methionine (R)-S-oxide reductase MsrB codes for MSDAEFTLSKAEWRERLSKDAYRVLREQGTEPRFSGEHVDRSEDGVYRCVGCGAELFTSDTKYDSHCGWPSFYAANDSSIELRRDLSHGMDRTEVVCSTCGGHLGHVFDDGPQPTGKRYCINSVVLDFEPESDE; via the coding sequence ATGAGCGACGCTGAATTCACTCTCTCGAAGGCAGAGTGGCGGGAACGACTCTCCAAGGACGCCTATCGCGTCCTCCGAGAGCAGGGGACCGAACCACGGTTCTCTGGCGAGCACGTCGACCGCTCTGAAGACGGCGTCTACCGCTGCGTAGGTTGTGGGGCCGAGTTGTTCACCTCGGATACCAAGTACGACTCGCACTGTGGGTGGCCGAGTTTCTACGCCGCCAACGACTCCAGCATCGAACTTCGCCGCGACCTGAGTCACGGGATGGACCGAACCGAAGTCGTGTGTTCGACCTGCGGTGGGCACCTCGGCCACGTCTTCGACGACGGCCCACAACCGACGGGCAAACGCTACTGCATCAACTCGGTGGTGCTCGACTTCGAACCGGAATCAGACGAATAG
- a CDS encoding universal stress protein, translated as MYDTILVPIDGSDSMTPIVEDAAAFAAEREASVFLLYVVDKRAFLTLAQERQDEVCDELESKGAAALDVAKEAMAEYGVDAETTLRRGDPADEILDYAREIDADLIAMGTHARFEDNILGSVSRSVVIESDIPVLATPIKAD; from the coding sequence ATGTACGACACCATCCTCGTGCCAATCGACGGGAGCGATTCCATGACGCCAATCGTAGAAGACGCCGCTGCGTTTGCCGCAGAGCGCGAGGCGTCGGTGTTCCTGCTGTACGTGGTCGACAAGCGCGCGTTCTTGACGCTCGCACAAGAGCGACAAGACGAGGTGTGCGACGAACTCGAATCGAAAGGCGCTGCCGCCCTCGACGTGGCCAAAGAAGCCATGGCAGAGTACGGCGTCGACGCCGAGACCACGCTCCGCCGCGGCGACCCGGCAGACGAGATTCTCGACTACGCCCGGGAAATCGACGCGGACCTCATCGCGATGGGAACGCACGCCCGATTCGAAGACAACATCCTCGGAAGCGTCTCGCGGTCCGTCGTCATCGAGTCGGATATCCCCGTGCTGGCGACACCCATCAAGGCTGACTGA
- a CDS encoding RAD55 family ATPase, with translation MRIPSGVSGFDELIQGGFLPRRLYVLSGPPGSGKTTFTAQFIAEGLRNGEQCMYITMHETEEELINDMSSFDFGFETLTNSDGFRYINLVSPKGKHLLNQFSQSGSTSSVQSLTDKIVAFVNSRQVDRLVIDSTMLLRLFFANGSEEMTRFLTALKQGDATTLLISEMTDPSSYSDEHFLAHGVVFFHNYLEATGMTRGIQVIKMRGTNIDCDIRSLSFTDNGLVVDPRSKVDL, from the coding sequence ATGCGGATTCCGAGTGGGGTAAGCGGGTTCGACGAACTCATCCAGGGTGGTTTCCTTCCACGACGTCTCTACGTGTTGAGTGGGCCGCCGGGGAGTGGAAAGACGACGTTCACGGCACAGTTCATCGCCGAGGGACTTCGAAACGGCGAGCAGTGCATGTACATCACCATGCACGAAACCGAAGAGGAACTCATCAACGACATGTCGAGCTTCGACTTCGGGTTCGAGACGCTCACGAATTCAGATGGCTTCCGGTACATCAACCTCGTGAGTCCGAAGGGGAAACACCTCCTCAACCAGTTCTCCCAGAGTGGTAGCACGTCGAGCGTGCAAAGCCTCACCGACAAGATTGTCGCCTTCGTCAACTCTCGTCAGGTCGACCGTCTCGTCATCGACTCGACTATGCTCCTGCGTCTGTTCTTCGCCAACGGGTCCGAAGAGATGACGCGGTTCCTCACGGCGCTCAAGCAGGGCGACGCGACGACGCTCCTCATCTCCGAGATGACCGACCCCTCGTCGTATTCCGACGAGCACTTCCTCGCTCACGGTGTCGTCTTCTTCCACAACTACCTCGAAGCGACGGGGATGACACGCGGGATTCAAGTCATCAAGATGCGCGGGACGAACATCGATTGCGACATCAGGTCGCTCTCCTTCACCGACAACGGGCTCGTGGTAGACCCCCGGTCGAAGGTCGACCTCTGA